A window of Sulfurimonas gotlandica GD1 contains these coding sequences:
- a CDS encoding undecaprenyl-diphosphate phosphatase, giving the protein MTIFDSIILGVIEGFTEFLPISSTGHLIVASEFLGINQTSVTKAYEVIIQFAAILAVIFNYKDKFTIKKIDLWSKVFLAFLPIGVVGFIFSSQIKALFSIEIVAIMFIIGGVIFLIVEKFFIPNETKLINDVEEVTLKQSLIIGFAQIFALIPGTSRAGSTIIGALLVGLSRKASAEFSFLLAFPVMSAVTAYDLLKHYHEFSDANLMTLAVGFVVSFFVAYLTIKLFLVFLEKFTFVAFGIYRIIFGVLLLILFN; this is encoded by the coding sequence GTGACAATATTTGATTCGATAATTCTAGGTGTAATAGAGGGCTTTACGGAGTTCTTACCAATCTCATCTACAGGGCATCTGATTGTTGCCAGTGAGTTCTTAGGGATAAACCAGACAAGTGTAACAAAAGCTTACGAAGTCATCATTCAATTCGCTGCAATTCTAGCTGTTATTTTCAACTACAAAGATAAATTCACTATCAAAAAAATAGATTTATGGAGTAAAGTTTTTCTAGCTTTTCTTCCTATTGGTGTAGTTGGTTTTATATTTTCTTCACAAATAAAAGCACTCTTTTCAATTGAGATTGTAGCTATCATGTTTATCATTGGCGGTGTGATATTTTTAATTGTTGAGAAATTTTTTATACCAAATGAGACAAAGTTGATTAATGATGTCGAAGAAGTAACTTTAAAACAATCTCTCATTATTGGTTTTGCTCAAATATTTGCACTTATTCCTGGAACAAGTAGAGCAGGTTCGACAATCATTGGTGCATTACTAGTTGGACTGAGCAGAAAAGCCAGTGCAGAGTTTAGCTTCCTACTCGCTTTTCCTGTTATGAGCGCTGTTACTGCTTATGATTTATTAAAACATTATCATGAATTTAGCGATGCAAACTTGATGACTTTAGCAGTTGGTTTTGTAGTCTCATTTTTTGTTGCATATTTGACTATAAAACTCTTTTTGGTATTTTTGGAAAAATTCACTTTTGTTGCTTTTGGCATCTATAGAATAATCTTTGGTGTATTACTTCTAATTCTATTTAATTAA
- a CDS encoding MFS transporter produces MFKKVFPLSAILSLRFLGLFLVLPVISIYAASMTDNLLLVGIIVGGYALTQAIFQVPFGIMSDRIGRKPTILIGLIIFLIGSLIAAFATDIYTLMIGRFLQGAGAIGSVVTAMISDLVEEEVRGKAMAIMGATIAISFAIAMGLGPVIGASYGVDTLFIITGVLAILAMILLFTKVPTPPRIKHTYHENAKTSDILKDSNLLNMIIINAMQKGLMTVAFVLIPIILTSDAFAWEKSDLYMAYLPAMILGLIAMGPAAVFGEKHNKPKQIFLISIVLFIGSFLLMGLTVSSTLFIVGVSMFFIAFNMMEPLVQSMITKFAKVHQKGAALGISNSVAYFATFIGGTLAGLMLDISDRGTIGISVAVLATIWLLWTLKLQNPTKHSHLFLSQDLVDTAKLSELEHEHIAEWYVNETENLVVVKYVADAINENDLKAKISL; encoded by the coding sequence ATGTTTAAAAAAGTTTTCCCTCTCTCAGCTATCCTTTCACTTAGATTCTTAGGTCTATTTTTAGTTTTACCTGTTATCTCTATCTATGCGGCTTCTATGACAGACAACCTTCTTTTAGTTGGTATTATTGTTGGTGGTTATGCACTTACACAAGCTATTTTCCAAGTACCATTTGGAATAATGAGTGACAGAATAGGAAGAAAACCAACTATTCTTATCGGTCTTATTATTTTCTTAATAGGTTCTTTAATTGCGGCATTTGCAACTGATATCTATACACTAATGATAGGACGTTTCCTTCAGGGTGCTGGAGCAATTGGTTCAGTTGTTACTGCTATGATTTCTGATCTAGTAGAAGAAGAAGTTAGAGGTAAAGCGATGGCAATCATGGGTGCGACTATTGCCATAAGTTTTGCTATTGCAATGGGTCTTGGGCCAGTAATAGGTGCTTCTTATGGTGTTGACACTCTTTTCATTATAACAGGAGTTCTTGCGATACTTGCAATGATACTGCTGTTTACAAAAGTCCCTACTCCCCCAAGAATCAAACACACTTATCACGAAAATGCAAAAACTTCTGATATTTTAAAAGATTCAAATCTTTTAAACATGATAATTATCAATGCAATGCAAAAAGGTCTTATGACCGTTGCTTTTGTTCTAATCCCGATTATCTTGACAAGTGATGCATTTGCTTGGGAGAAGAGTGATCTTTATATGGCTTATCTTCCAGCTATGATACTTGGACTTATTGCTATGGGGCCTGCTGCAGTATTTGGAGAAAAGCATAACAAACCTAAACAGATATTTTTAATATCTATCGTTCTTTTTATTGGCTCATTTCTGCTTATGGGGCTTACTGTGTCTAGCACTCTCTTTATTGTTGGTGTGTCGATGTTCTTTATCGCATTTAATATGATGGAGCCACTTGTACAGTCCATGATAACAAAGTTTGCTAAAGTTCACCAGAAAGGTGCTGCACTTGGTATTTCTAACTCTGTAGCATATTTTGCTACATTTATTGGTGGTACACTTGCTGGTCTTATGCTTGATATTAGTGACAGAGGAACTATCGGCATCTCTGTCGCAGTCCTTGCGACTATCTGGCTATTATGGACGCTTAAATTACAAAATCCTACTAAGCACTCACATTTATTTCTTTCACAAGATCTTGTAGACACGGCCAAACTAAGCGAACTTGAGCATGAACATATTGCTGAGTGGTATGTAAACGAAACAGAAAACTTAGTTGTAGTAAAATATGTAGCAGATGCAATAAATGAAAACGACTTAAAAGCTAAAATCTCTTTATAA
- a CDS encoding MotE family protein, translating to MRLFILVIFTFTSLMALQTSDKLFECTEIFKERKSELLVELERIDEQKQALSALKTATEELLKKKETRLSQKEEVVDKKLNEITTKEDSIKKMLNRNEEVLKETKSIKMDKIAQTFAKMKDASAANILSDMDPKEAASILSSLKPKTVGKILTKMDPKKASELTLLLAN from the coding sequence TTGAGACTATTTATATTAGTTATTTTTACTTTTACATCTCTTATGGCACTTCAAACTAGTGATAAGCTTTTTGAATGTACTGAGATATTTAAAGAGAGAAAGAGCGAGCTTTTAGTTGAACTAGAACGAATAGATGAACAAAAACAAGCTCTAAGTGCTTTAAAAACTGCCACAGAAGAATTGTTAAAAAAGAAAGAAACTAGGCTAAGTCAAAAAGAAGAAGTAGTAGACAAAAAGCTAAATGAGATTACTACAAAAGAAGACTCAATCAAAAAAATGCTTAACAGAAATGAAGAAGTCTTAAAAGAAACAAAAAGCATAAAGATGGATAAAATTGCTCAAACATTTGCTAAAATGAAAGATGCATCTGCTGCCAATATTCTCTCTGATATGGATCCTAAAGAAGCCGCGTCTATATTGAGTTCTCTTAAACCAAAAACAGTTGGAAAAATATTGACAAAAATGGATCCAAAAAAAGCATCTGAGCTGACACTACTTTTAGCTAATTGA
- a CDS encoding pyridoxal-phosphate-dependent aminotransferase family protein, whose protein sequence is MLLFTPGPTPVPQNVRNAMSDETMHHRTPEFEAIFEKTRKHLFNLFNTDEVIMLASSGTGAMEAAVINLCHNTLLNVNSGKFGERFGKIAVANGLKNVEIKNEWDIPVSIEAIVEAVKENSNIDAIAVQISESAGGLRHPVEELAKAVKEINPDIMIIADGITAVGVEKIDVTNIDCLIAGSQKALMLPPGLSILGLSTAAITKIGAGKGYYFNLASEIKNQKKNTTAYTAATTLIIGLLEVLETIENDGGVEKLYSDTELRATAVQASLEAIGLHVYPSTPAKSMTTIDDENASEIRKLLKVEFSVNVAGGQDHLNGKIFRINQMGLIPVYEMAWVVNAVELTLSKLGRREYDGTANKVFNEILFQK, encoded by the coding sequence ATGCTACTTTTTACGCCTGGACCAACACCAGTACCTCAGAATGTTCGAAATGCAATGAGTGATGAGACAATGCATCACCGTACCCCAGAATTTGAAGCAATTTTTGAAAAAACAAGAAAGCATCTTTTTAATCTTTTCAATACTGATGAAGTGATTATGCTTGCATCTAGTGGAACTGGTGCAATGGAAGCAGCGGTAATCAACCTCTGCCATAACACACTTTTAAATGTAAACTCTGGAAAATTCGGAGAGAGATTTGGAAAAATAGCAGTTGCTAATGGACTAAAAAACGTAGAAATAAAAAATGAGTGGGATATACCAGTAAGTATTGAAGCAATTGTAGAGGCTGTAAAAGAAAATAGTAACATTGATGCTATTGCAGTTCAGATAAGTGAATCAGCCGGTGGACTTCGTCATCCAGTTGAAGAATTAGCTAAAGCAGTGAAAGAGATAAACCCTGATATTATGATTATTGCCGATGGTATTACTGCTGTTGGTGTTGAGAAGATTGACGTTACTAACATCGATTGTCTTATTGCAGGGAGTCAAAAAGCGCTTATGCTTCCTCCTGGTCTTTCAATTCTTGGACTAAGTACTGCTGCAATTACTAAGATTGGAGCTGGGAAAGGTTACTATTTTAACCTTGCATCTGAGATAAAAAATCAGAAAAAAAACACAACTGCTTATACGGCGGCAACTACACTCATAATCGGTCTTTTAGAAGTTCTAGAGACTATAGAAAATGATGGTGGAGTAGAGAAACTTTACAGTGACACTGAACTTAGAGCTACAGCTGTACAAGCTTCACTTGAAGCGATTGGATTACATGTTTATCCGAGTACTCCTGCTAAATCAATGACAACAATTGATGATGAGAATGCGTCCGAGATTAGAAAACTTTTAAAAGTTGAATTTTCAGTTAATGTAGCTGGTGGACAAGATCACTTAAATGGAAAAATTTTCCGTATAAATCAGATGGGACTTATCCCAGTTTATGAGATGGCTTGGGTTGTAAATGCAGTTGAGCTAACTCTTTCTAAGCTTGGCCGTAGAGAATATGATGGAACGGCTAACAAAGTATTTAATGAAATACTATTTCAAAAATAA
- the rdgB gene encoding RdgB/HAM1 family non-canonical purine NTP pyrophosphatase has product MKLVLATSNKGKVREIQALCEDYEVIPYSELIQEFEIVEDGSSFKENALIKARAVYKALNNEDVIVLADDSGISVDVLDGKPGIYSARHAGSDANDKDNLYKLIEDIKAENVESSPAHYTAAIAIVTKNGEYSVHGWMHGTALAKAIGDGGFGYDPMFIPLGYDKTLGELNDEIKKKLSHRAKALSLAKKILQSI; this is encoded by the coding sequence TTGAAATTAGTTTTAGCTACATCTAATAAAGGCAAAGTTCGAGAGATACAAGCACTATGTGAAGATTATGAAGTTATTCCATATAGTGAACTAATTCAAGAGTTTGAAATAGTAGAAGATGGTAGCAGTTTTAAAGAAAACGCTCTTATAAAAGCAAGAGCTGTTTATAAAGCTTTAAATAATGAAGATGTAATTGTTTTAGCAGATGATAGTGGTATAAGTGTTGATGTACTTGATGGTAAGCCTGGTATCTATAGTGCACGACATGCAGGTTCAGATGCTAATGATAAAGACAATTTATATAAGTTAATAGAAGATATAAAAGCTGAAAATGTAGAATCTTCGCCTGCTCACTATACTGCAGCAATAGCAATAGTTACAAAGAACGGTGAATATAGTGTTCATGGATGGATGCATGGAACTGCCTTAGCTAAAGCAATTGGTGATGGTGGATTTGGGTATGACCCTATGTTTATTCCACTTGGATATGATAAAACATTGGGAGAGTTAAATGATGAGATTAAGAAGAAGTTGTCTCATAGAGCGAAAGCACTGAGCTTAGCGAAGAAAATTCTTCAAAGTATTTAA
- a CDS encoding flagellar export protein FliJ translates to MKTRFSSLVKLKKSTMDKSERIVQKANADLNSAAMALEIAYQSIQDITPPQSGNMKEFIANRTLLSSGRGMIDHNKEWVGFAKNQVNQAKEKLKLDMIEHEKFKHLELQEIEKEIKKIKLKEMKDLDEVALMTHAYKGNI, encoded by the coding sequence GTGAAAACTCGCTTTAGTTCATTGGTTAAACTTAAAAAAAGTACAATGGATAAGAGTGAGCGAATCGTTCAAAAAGCCAATGCAGACCTTAATAGTGCCGCCATGGCACTAGAAATAGCATACCAATCAATCCAAGATATAACACCTCCACAAAGCGGCAATATGAAAGAGTTTATAGCAAACAGAACTCTTCTCTCATCTGGACGCGGTATGATAGATCACAACAAAGAATGGGTGGGATTTGCTAAAAATCAGGTAAATCAAGCAAAAGAAAAACTAAAACTTGATATGATTGAGCATGAAAAGTTTAAGCATTTAGAACTTCAAGAGATTGAAAAAGAGATAAAAAAGATAAAACTAAAAGAGATGAAAGACTTAGACGAAGTTGCTCTAATGACTCACGCTTACAAGGGAAATATTTGA
- a CDS encoding DUF507 family protein translates to MKISLKAVPHISNKIAIDLNKSGVVTMTKGLEAVAHEAEKILIHNVKQEMALEDKAGEICDDNEEEIEFMLADERQLFFMIKKKLAPEFGVILNYEERYSDISHKILDELYEEDLIHFEVTENRIKNIIYGAITSFIADASELDEAVMNKIRSYKKRYIPGTDEFEILYEKIYREELIKRGME, encoded by the coding sequence ATGAAAATATCACTAAAAGCTGTACCTCATATATCTAATAAAATCGCAATTGATTTAAATAAGAGTGGTGTTGTTACGATGACAAAAGGGCTAGAAGCTGTCGCACATGAGGCTGAAAAAATACTTATTCACAATGTGAAACAAGAGATGGCACTAGAAGATAAAGCTGGTGAAATCTGTGATGATAATGAAGAAGAGATAGAGTTTATGCTTGCTGATGAGAGACAGCTTTTCTTTATGATAAAGAAAAAACTTGCTCCTGAATTTGGTGTAATACTAAACTATGAAGAGAGATACTCAGATATTTCTCATAAAATTTTAGATGAACTTTATGAAGAAGATCTGATTCATTTTGAAGTTACAGAAAATAGAATTAAAAATATTATCTACGGTGCAATAACATCTTTTATAGCAGATGCTTCTGAGCTAGACGAAGCAGTTATGAATAAGATAAGATCATATAAAAAGAGATATATTCCGGGAACTGACGAGTTTGAAATTTTATATGAAAAAATTTATAGAGAAGAGTTAATAAAAAGAGGTATGGAGTAA
- a CDS encoding adenylosuccinate synthase translates to MKADLIVGIQWGDEGKGKIVDRLAKEYDMVCRSQGGHNAGHTIWVDGVKFALHLIPSGVLNPQAINVVGNGVVLSPESIIKEMVQFEGLEGRLYISDKAHLNLPYHALIDQAKERLKGDKAIGTTGKGIGPAYSDKINRTGFRVGELLNPAKLCASIIEYFEQNRAIFDIYEIPTPTESELLAELESYKAKLAPFITDTTQMVWNALDADKRILLEGAQGTMLDIDHGTYPYVTSSATVSAGACTGLGINPKDIGKVIGIVKAYCTRVGNGPFPSEDLGEAGKRLGKQGHEFGTTTGRARRCGWFDAVATRYASRLNGCDELALMKLDVLDGFDEVKVCIAYELDGKEIDYLPSNLEDVTPIYKTFKGWDNSVGARTFDELPASAQDYVKIIEEISKTKVGIISTSPERDDTIIL, encoded by the coding sequence ATGAAAGCAGATTTAATTGTCGGTATTCAGTGGGGTGACGAAGGAAAAGGTAAAATAGTTGACAGACTAGCTAAAGAGTATGACATGGTTTGTAGAAGCCAAGGTGGTCATAATGCCGGTCATACTATCTGGGTTGATGGTGTTAAATTTGCACTTCACCTAATTCCTTCAGGTGTACTAAACCCTCAAGCTATAAATGTTGTTGGCAATGGTGTTGTTTTATCGCCAGAGTCAATCATCAAAGAAATGGTTCAGTTCGAAGGGCTAGAAGGTCGTCTTTATATCTCAGATAAAGCACACTTAAATCTACCTTACCACGCTCTGATAGATCAAGCAAAAGAGAGATTAAAGGGCGATAAAGCTATCGGTACAACAGGTAAAGGAATCGGGCCTGCTTATTCTGATAAAATAAATCGTACAGGTTTTAGAGTTGGTGAACTTTTAAATCCTGCAAAACTTTGTGCATCTATCATAGAGTACTTTGAGCAAAATAGAGCTATTTTTGATATATATGAAATTCCGACTCCAACTGAGTCTGAACTTCTTGCAGAATTAGAAAGTTACAAAGCTAAACTTGCTCCATTTATCACTGATACTACTCAGATGGTATGGAATGCTTTAGACGCAGATAAAAGAATCCTATTAGAGGGTGCTCAGGGAACTATGCTAGATATAGATCATGGGACATATCCATATGTTACTTCATCTGCAACTGTTAGTGCTGGTGCTTGTACAGGTCTTGGAATTAACCCTAAAGATATTGGTAAAGTTATAGGAATTGTTAAAGCTTACTGTACTCGTGTTGGTAACGGGCCATTCCCAAGTGAAGACTTAGGTGAAGCTGGTAAAAGACTAGGTAAGCAAGGTCATGAGTTTGGAACAACAACTGGTCGTGCTAGAAGATGTGGCTGGTTTGATGCGGTAGCAACTAGATATGCAAGTCGTTTAAACGGTTGTGATGAACTAGCTCTAATGAAGCTAGATGTACTTGACGGTTTTGATGAAGTTAAAGTTTGTATCGCATATGAGCTTGACGGAAAAGAAATAGATTACCTTCCATCAAACTTAGAAGATGTTACACCAATTTATAAAACTTTCAAAGGTTGGGATAACTCTGTAGGAGCTAGAACTTTTGATGAGCTTCCTGCATCTGCACAAGATTATGTTAAAATTATTGAAGAAATTTCAAAAACAAAAGTAGGAATTATTTCTACTTCTCCTGAGAGAGATGACACAATAATTTTATAA
- a CDS encoding response regulator has translation MNVLIVDDSKIVRRVLSNTVRRYFKAPEWNELNLFEAEDGLEAMAQMKKEKVDIMLLDWNMPNMTGEEVVEAVRANKDWNKTRIVMATTEGAKANVLKMIKKGANGYMVKPFQEENIFKTLANITARMPK, from the coding sequence ATGAATGTATTGATTGTAGATGACAGTAAAATAGTAAGGCGTGTTTTATCAAATACAGTACGTCGCTATTTTAAAGCACCAGAATGGAATGAACTGAATCTGTTTGAAGCAGAAGATGGATTAGAAGCTATGGCGCAGATGAAAAAAGAGAAAGTAGATATCATGCTACTAGATTGGAATATGCCAAATATGACTGGAGAAGAAGTTGTAGAAGCAGTTCGAGCGAATAAAGATTGGAATAAAACTCGTATAGTAATGGCTACAACAGAGGGTGCAAAAGCAAATGTTTTAAAGATGATAAAAAAAGGTGCTAATGGCTATATGGTTAAGCCATTTCAAGAAGAAAATATTTTTAAAACACTAGCTAATATTACTGCGCGGATGCCTAAATAA
- a CDS encoding ATP phosphoribosyltransferase regulatory subunit produces the protein MILEHEIPNGSKLYFGKSAKAKRDIENIASDILDANGFEEIVTPLFSYHQHLSIADEKKLIKVNDAKNNSISIRADSTIDVVRIIEKRLGRNTQHRKWFYIQPVFTYPTTEQNQIGAEFMGEKKLSSVMNIANEILSKLDVKPLVQISNIKIPKILVGMFDELTLDDFRHINIEKFLNLKVEWFEKLIYLQYVEQIDELLEIVPESIKIELLKMKELSVETAYDNTVLAPMYYAKMLYYDELYFRVIDKNEVYARGGRYKNEDLTSVGFAIYTDALCETLTK, from the coding sequence ATGATACTTGAGCACGAAATTCCAAATGGTTCTAAACTTTACTTCGGTAAAAGTGCCAAAGCTAAGCGAGATATAGAGAATATTGCAAGTGATATATTAGATGCTAATGGGTTTGAAGAAATAGTTACTCCACTATTTTCTTATCATCAGCATCTAAGTATTGCAGATGAAAAAAAGTTGATAAAAGTAAATGATGCAAAAAATAACTCTATTTCTATTCGTGCAGACTCAACAATAGATGTTGTTCGTATCATCGAGAAAAGACTTGGCAGAAATACACAACACAGAAAGTGGTTTTACATACAACCGGTTTTTACTTACCCTACAACAGAGCAGAACCAAATAGGTGCTGAGTTTATGGGTGAGAAAAAACTATCGTCTGTTATGAATATTGCAAATGAAATTTTGAGTAAATTGGATGTAAAACCTTTAGTTCAAATATCAAACATAAAAATTCCTAAGATTCTAGTAGGGATGTTTGATGAGTTGACTCTTGATGATTTTAGACATATAAATATTGAGAAATTTTTAAATCTAAAAGTTGAGTGGTTTGAAAAGCTTATATATCTTCAGTATGTTGAACAGATTGATGAATTATTAGAGATTGTCCCAGAATCTATAAAGATTGAATTACTTAAAATGAAAGAATTGAGTGTTGAGACAGCATACGACAATACGGTCTTAGCACCTATGTACTATGCAAAAATGCTTTACTATGATGAGTTGTATTTCAGAGTAATAGATAAAAATGAAGTGTACGCTAGAGGTGGAAGATATAAAAATGAAGATCTGACTTCAGTTGGATTTGCAATTTATACAGATGCACTTTGTGAAACATTAACTAAATAA
- the carA gene encoding glutamine-hydrolyzing carbamoyl-phosphate synthase small subunit: MSEVSKKVYVYLENGTFLEANSFGADDTVVGEIVFNTSMSGYQEIMSDPSYAGQFVTFTMPEIGNVGVNDQDMESSKAHAKGMIVRKYQARYSNFRAEESLNAFLIKHNIMGICDIDTRFLTKMIRNEGAMMMVASTSISDKDELKKILENSPRIEDVNYIEQVSTKKAYKHETSTYSYREFEYEAAPTAKANIAVIDFGVKRNILNEIVSAGIGVEVIPNDFSADDLIAKYNDKSIDGVFLSNGPGDPLVLKKEQEQIKKLIVAKIPMFGICLGHQLLSISHGYDTFKLKFGHHGGNHPVKNIKTGLVEITAQNHNYNVPDNIVEIAEVTHTNLFDNTIEGLRYNDSPIFSVQHHPEASPGPKESKYIFSEFLSLIKR; the protein is encoded by the coding sequence ATGAGTGAAGTGTCAAAAAAAGTATATGTTTATCTTGAAAATGGAACCTTTTTAGAAGCAAATAGTTTTGGTGCTGATGATACAGTAGTCGGTGAAATAGTTTTTAATACATCTATGAGTGGTTACCAAGAGATTATGTCTGATCCATCTTATGCAGGTCAGTTCGTTACGTTTACAATGCCAGAGATTGGTAACGTTGGTGTAAATGATCAAGATATGGAGAGCTCAAAAGCACACGCTAAAGGCATGATAGTTAGAAAATATCAAGCAAGGTATTCTAACTTTAGAGCAGAGGAATCATTAAACGCTTTTTTAATTAAGCATAACATTATGGGTATATGCGACATTGATACGAGATTCTTAACAAAGATGATTAGAAACGAAGGTGCTATGATGATGGTAGCTTCTACAAGTATCAGCGATAAAGATGAACTAAAGAAAATTTTAGAAAACTCTCCTCGTATTGAAGATGTCAACTACATAGAGCAGGTAAGTACAAAAAAAGCCTATAAACATGAAACTTCAACTTACTCTTATCGTGAATTTGAATATGAAGCAGCTCCAACTGCAAAAGCAAATATAGCAGTAATAGATTTTGGTGTTAAGCGTAATATTTTAAATGAAATAGTTAGTGCAGGCATTGGTGTTGAAGTTATACCAAATGACTTTAGTGCAGATGACTTAATTGCTAAATATAACGATAAATCAATTGATGGTGTCTTCTTATCAAATGGTCCAGGTGATCCTCTTGTTTTAAAAAAAGAGCAAGAACAAATCAAAAAACTAATAGTTGCTAAAATTCCTATGTTTGGTATCTGTTTAGGTCATCAACTGCTTTCAATCTCTCACGGTTATGACACGTTTAAGCTTAAGTTCGGTCATCACGGTGGAAATCACCCTGTAAAGAATATAAAAACAGGTTTAGTTGAAATTACAGCTCAGAATCATAATTATAATGTACCTGATAATATTGTAGAAATCGCAGAAGTTACACACACTAATCTTTTCGATAATACTATAGAAGGTTTAAGATATAATGATTCACCAATCTTCTCAGTTCAACACCATCCAGAGGCTAGTCCTGGGCCAAAAGAGAGTAAATATATTTTCTCAGAGTTTCTATCTCTAATCAAAAGATAA
- the infC gene encoding translation initiation factor IF-3 → MNDDIRVAELRCSIDGGESLGIISTDEAMSKANELGMDLVLIAPTAKPPVAKIMDYGKYRYQEEKKLKEQRKNQVKIVVKEIKLSVKIAENDIAYKVKHAREFLEKGFHVKFRVFLRGREMAHPEAGKEVLLRVWPMVEDLGIMEKPPKFEGRYFNMYVTPQK, encoded by the coding sequence ATGAATGACGATATCCGTGTAGCAGAGTTAAGATGTAGTATAGACGGAGGGGAGTCACTAGGAATTATTTCTACTGATGAAGCTATGAGTAAAGCAAATGAGTTAGGAATGGACTTAGTTCTAATTGCTCCAACTGCAAAACCACCAGTTGCTAAAATCATGGACTACGGTAAATACAGATACCAAGAAGAGAAAAAACTCAAAGAGCAAAGAAAAAATCAGGTAAAAATCGTTGTAAAAGAGATTAAGCTATCTGTAAAAATTGCTGAAAATGACATTGCTTATAAAGTTAAGCATGCTCGCGAGTTCTTGGAAAAAGGATTTCATGTAAAATTTCGTGTATTCTTAAGAGGTCGTGAAATGGCACATCCAGAAGCAGGTAAAGAAGTTCTACTAAGAGTCTGGCCAATGGTTGAAGATCTTGGTATAATGGAAAAACCACCTAAGTTCGAAGGACGCTACTTTAATATGTACGTTACTCCTCAGAAATAG